A region of Micromonospora chokoriensis DNA encodes the following proteins:
- a CDS encoding sugar transferase, with protein MTVPIDVVALLFPLAISQNYWRGTLVNAGLTMAIFAAGGLYQARRHVSILDELPSIVGRLLASAAVVAIIAAERHASVEYVGGFMRGVAISAGLVIVGRALSRALTILVRKRRWVEHNAIIIGSGPVALELARLLRRYPQYGLRFVGCVDVTAQQDPAVLPLLGSLNDLEKLVRVLKVEVLVIADPDCPEAQLMDSLLLPGSSRCDLWEVPRLWGSRSQGGYPDHIGAIPIVKVGDISLSGPRWAIKRASDVVFSGLALLLLSPVLLLCAIATFIDGGRGIFFYQERIGRFGKPFNVVKFRSMRPVDETESQTNWSIANDRRVGPIGRFMRRTSLDELPQLWNILRGDMSVVGPRPERPYFVEKFSAEYPNYAMRHRVPVGLTGLAQVSGLRGDTPISDRARFDNYYIENWSLWLDVKVVLRTVAEVFRGGGR; from the coding sequence ATGACGGTTCCGATCGACGTCGTGGCGCTGCTCTTCCCACTGGCGATCTCGCAGAACTACTGGCGCGGCACGCTCGTCAACGCCGGCCTCACCATGGCGATCTTCGCGGCCGGCGGGCTCTACCAGGCCCGCCGGCACGTGAGCATCCTGGACGAGCTGCCGAGCATCGTCGGGCGTCTGCTGGCGTCGGCAGCGGTGGTGGCCATCATCGCCGCGGAACGCCACGCCTCGGTCGAGTACGTCGGTGGTTTCATGCGTGGCGTCGCCATCTCCGCCGGTCTGGTGATCGTCGGTCGGGCGCTCAGCCGGGCACTCACCATCCTGGTGCGCAAGCGTCGCTGGGTGGAGCACAACGCGATCATCATCGGCAGCGGACCGGTCGCCCTGGAACTGGCCCGGTTGCTGCGCCGCTATCCGCAGTACGGGCTGCGCTTCGTCGGTTGCGTGGACGTGACCGCGCAGCAGGACCCCGCGGTGCTCCCCCTCCTCGGCAGCCTCAACGACCTGGAGAAGCTCGTCCGGGTGCTGAAGGTCGAGGTCCTGGTCATCGCCGACCCCGACTGCCCGGAAGCTCAACTGATGGACAGCCTGCTGCTGCCCGGCAGCTCGCGCTGCGACCTGTGGGAGGTGCCGCGCCTGTGGGGGTCCCGCTCGCAGGGCGGATACCCCGACCACATCGGCGCGATCCCGATCGTGAAGGTCGGCGACATCTCGCTGTCCGGTCCGCGTTGGGCGATCAAGCGGGCCTCCGACGTGGTGTTCTCCGGCCTCGCCCTGCTCCTGCTCAGCCCGGTGCTGCTGCTGTGCGCGATCGCGACCTTCATCGACGGCGGGCGGGGCATCTTCTTCTACCAGGAGCGGATCGGCCGCTTCGGCAAGCCGTTCAACGTGGTCAAGTTCCGGTCGATGCGCCCGGTCGACGAAACCGAGTCGCAGACGAACTGGTCGATCGCGAACGACCGGCGGGTCGGGCCGATCGGTCGGTTCATGCGCCGCACCTCCCTGGACGAGCTTCCCCAGCTGTGGAACATCCTGCGCGGTGACATGAGCGTGGTCGGGCCGCGCCCGGAGCGCCCGTACTTCGTGGAGAAGTTCTCAGCGGAATACCCGAACTACGCGATGCGGCACCGCGTTCCGGTTGGCCTCACCGGGCTAGCCCAGGTCAGTGGCCTGCGCGGTGACACGCCGATCTCCGACCGGGCGCGGTTCGACAACTACTACATCGAGAACTGGTCGCTCTGGCTGGACGTCAAGGTCGTGCTGCGTACGGTCGCCGAAGTCTTCCGGGGCGGCGGACGATGA
- a CDS encoding DUF1501 domain-containing protein yields the protein MDALTRRRFLISSGVIGGSALAAGAGVLGFQELLRTAEKVAAGDVEDGLPTLVLVTLYGGNDGLNTVVPYADPAYHRARPELAYAPERVLRIDQALGLNPMLRGLKRLWDAKHMAIVLGAGYPKPDRSHFKSMDIWQTASPGTPAPTGWVGRWLDGTKAATETAVSFEPALPPMLVGKSRIGACVSYRGLVLPPGVTPDVVSALGQAEPGESEMQARAAASYADLITMNRVVTKSAGSGSDEQSHSGGEAVPATGTGGDNALTAQLALVARCVESRVPTRVYSVSLGGFDTHAGERVWQETLLRHLDEALSGFVDRMGRTEAGRRVTVVVYSEFGRRVRANASDGTDHGTAGPVFVLGHSVAGGFYGEQPSLTDLDDGDLKATTDFRDVFGTVLAHVLAGDPDRYLGGYRAQLLPLLSSRGR from the coding sequence ATGGATGCATTGACTCGACGGCGCTTCCTCATCTCCTCCGGGGTGATCGGCGGGAGCGCGTTGGCGGCCGGCGCGGGCGTGCTGGGCTTTCAGGAACTGCTCCGGACTGCCGAGAAGGTTGCCGCCGGCGACGTCGAGGACGGCCTGCCCACGCTCGTCCTGGTCACTCTCTACGGCGGTAACGACGGGCTCAACACTGTCGTGCCGTACGCGGATCCGGCCTACCACCGCGCGCGGCCGGAGCTGGCGTACGCGCCGGAGCGGGTGCTGCGAATCGACCAGGCGCTGGGTCTCAATCCGATGTTGCGCGGATTGAAGCGACTGTGGGACGCGAAGCACATGGCGATCGTCCTGGGGGCCGGCTACCCCAAGCCGGACCGGAGTCACTTCAAGTCGATGGACATATGGCAGACCGCGTCCCCCGGCACTCCTGCTCCGACCGGGTGGGTGGGGCGGTGGCTGGACGGCACGAAGGCCGCGACCGAGACGGCCGTGAGCTTCGAGCCGGCCCTGCCGCCGATGCTGGTGGGCAAGTCCCGCATCGGCGCCTGCGTGAGCTACCGCGGGCTCGTCCTGCCGCCGGGCGTCACTCCCGATGTGGTCTCGGCCCTCGGCCAGGCCGAGCCCGGTGAGTCGGAGATGCAGGCACGAGCGGCGGCCTCCTACGCCGACCTCATCACCATGAACCGGGTGGTGACGAAGTCCGCAGGCAGCGGCTCCGACGAGCAGAGTCACAGCGGTGGGGAGGCCGTCCCGGCCACCGGGACGGGGGGTGACAACGCGTTGACGGCCCAGTTGGCGCTCGTCGCCCGGTGCGTCGAGTCCCGGGTCCCCACACGGGTCTACTCAGTGAGTCTCGGCGGCTTCGACACTCACGCCGGGGAGCGTGTGTGGCAGGAGACGCTGTTGCGGCACCTGGATGAGGCGCTGAGCGGCTTCGTGGACCGGATGGGACGTACCGAGGCCGGCCGTCGGGTCACCGTCGTCGTCTACAGCGAGTTCGGCCGGAGGGTCCGGGCGAACGCCTCCGACGGCACCGACCACGGTACGGCCGGCCCGGTTTTCGTGTTGGGTCACAGCGTGGCCGGTGGGTTCTATGGCGAGCAGCCGAGCCTGACCGATCTGGACGACGGCGACCTCAAGGCGACGACGGACTTCCGGGACGTCTTCGGCACCGTTCTCGCCCACGTCCTGGCTGGGGACCCGGACCGCTACCTCGGCGGTTACCGGGCCCAACTCCTGCCTCTGCTCAGCTCACGGGGCCGCTGA